One window of Desulfarculus baarsii DSM 2075 genomic DNA carries:
- the tsaA gene encoding tRNA (N6-threonylcarbamoyladenosine(37)-N6)-methyltransferase TrmO translates to MMKTIDIAHAATIDEAYHVWPIGRVHSPLQKPSLKGARQGISRQGAHVGQVLRENDVDSQIVIDPRYLPLLEGLEQFSHLVVIYWPHLLPEEGRQAQKVHPAGFEELPLTGVFATCSPARPNPLLVTVARLLAVDGNVLTIHGLEAVDGTPVLDIKPYNTHYLAREDVRAPQWMDELNRLYDGM, encoded by the coding sequence ATGATGAAAACCATCGACATCGCCCACGCGGCGACCATCGACGAGGCCTATCACGTCTGGCCCATCGGCCGCGTGCATAGCCCGCTGCAAAAGCCATCGCTCAAAGGGGCCCGCCAAGGCATCAGCCGCCAGGGCGCCCACGTGGGCCAGGTGCTGCGCGAAAACGACGTGGACAGCCAGATCGTCATCGACCCGCGCTATCTGCCCCTGCTGGAGGGCCTGGAGCAGTTTTCCCACCTGGTGGTGATCTACTGGCCCCACCTGCTGCCCGAGGAAGGCCGCCAGGCCCAGAAGGTCCACCCGGCCGGCTTCGAGGAGCTGCCCCTCACCGGCGTTTTCGCCACCTGCAGCCCGGCCCGGCCCAACCCCCTGCTGGTGACGGTGGCGCGGCTGCTGGCCGTGGATGGCAATGTGCTGACCATCCACGGCCTGGAGGCCGTCGACGGCACGCCGGTGCTGGACATCAAGCCCTACAACACCCACTACCTGGCCCGCGAGGACGTGCGCGCGCCCCAGTGGATGGACGAGCTGAACCGCCTCTATGACGGGATGTGA
- a CDS encoding TonB-dependent receptor — translation MVGKKLALLVCCLLAALALARPALADAELPPVEVKASLTGSDSYASPVAGVIDPGRQIPAGQITDLTDLLKLGNSIYIQESSYGRQLFLRGLTDQDMRVLIDGSPMGQLGKYYAYSFPWESIPLENIERIEVIRGAGSVEFGNTLAGTINIITKKGARQLRSTAALNYGSFDDFKVNASNSGSQGKFDWFVGGSYRDRGAYLENNDLKQYNVSGAVGVDLGQAGSLRLTGFATRREEGLPLDDRINWNIWSNSQGYADGSKTKTDENTIIADYKSAWVDLSASYFQQKRDDDCYKNGWVTGDYQDYALDFKTPSVKAKLHHTHGDHTWKIGADYTYGDAVADWVYYNDGTERIEWKQDLAGVFAEDTWRLLPQLNLTMGLRYDYYKNTIDSDRGYINPGSDISDEGLSPRASLTYDLNEDWQAFAFAGHVFKAPTMADLYRWHSNHELISFAGRAVLRAYYGLAQPAGAPASLIPAQYIQGWKNMIGDLEATKGWDYELGLRKSGQNHALQINFFYQDLDDYVNIYPVSYPPTYNVDNVGLWGMELAGVYTFCQYLEAEAIYTWMANQTSGDPITEKLYGKNELFNAPDHVLNLTLRSRPLKPLLLEWQSQFVSSRFAGGAPGVPPQVAATTPKYEPMYELDPYWLHNIRASYTVRCQKTDVTFSAAVENIFNEECYIRLDYPLPGTLYYGGVSLAF, via the coding sequence GTGGTTGGGAAAAAACTCGCGTTACTAGTGTGTTGTCTGCTGGCGGCCCTGGCCCTGGCCCGGCCGGCCCTGGCCGACGCCGAACTGCCGCCGGTGGAGGTCAAGGCCAGCCTGACCGGCTCGGACTCCTACGCCTCGCCGGTGGCCGGGGTCATCGATCCGGGCAGGCAGATCCCCGCCGGCCAGATCACCGATCTGACCGATCTGCTCAAGCTCGGCAACTCCATCTACATCCAGGAGTCGTCCTACGGCCGGCAGCTCTTTTTGCGTGGCCTGACCGACCAGGACATGCGCGTGCTCATCGACGGCTCGCCCATGGGCCAACTGGGCAAATACTACGCCTACTCCTTTCCGTGGGAGTCGATCCCCCTGGAGAACATCGAGCGCATCGAGGTGATCCGCGGGGCCGGCTCGGTGGAGTTTGGCAACACCCTGGCCGGCACGATCAACATCATCACCAAAAAGGGCGCCCGCCAGCTACGCTCGACGGCGGCGCTCAACTACGGCTCGTTTGACGACTTCAAGGTCAACGCCAGCAACTCGGGCTCGCAGGGCAAGTTCGACTGGTTTGTCGGCGGCTCCTACCGCGACCGGGGGGCCTACCTGGAAAACAACGACCTCAAGCAATACAACGTCAGCGGCGCGGTGGGCGTGGACCTGGGCCAGGCCGGCAGCCTGCGCCTGACCGGCTTCGCCACCCGCCGCGAGGAGGGCCTGCCCCTGGACGATCGCATCAACTGGAACATCTGGAGCAACTCCCAGGGCTACGCCGACGGCAGCAAGACCAAGACCGACGAAAACACCATCATCGCCGATTACAAATCGGCCTGGGTCGACCTGAGCGCATCGTATTTTCAGCAAAAGCGCGACGACGACTGCTACAAGAACGGCTGGGTCACCGGCGATTATCAAGACTACGCCCTGGATTTCAAGACGCCCTCGGTCAAGGCCAAGCTCCACCACACCCATGGCGACCACACCTGGAAGATCGGCGCCGACTACACCTACGGCGACGCCGTGGCCGATTGGGTCTATTACAACGACGGAACCGAGCGCATCGAATGGAAGCAGGACTTGGCCGGCGTCTTTGCCGAGGACACCTGGCGGCTGCTGCCCCAGCTCAATCTGACCATGGGCCTGCGCTACGACTATTACAAAAACACCATCGACTCCGACCGGGGCTACATCAACCCAGGCTCCGACATCTCCGACGAGGGCCTCTCGCCCCGGGCCAGCCTGACCTACGACCTTAACGAGGACTGGCAGGCCTTCGCCTTTGCCGGCCACGTCTTCAAGGCCCCGACCATGGCCGACCTCTATCGCTGGCACAGCAACCACGAGCTGATCTCCTTTGCCGGCCGGGCGGTCCTGCGGGCCTACTACGGCCTGGCCCAGCCGGCCGGCGCGCCGGCCAGCCTGATCCCGGCCCAATATATCCAGGGCTGGAAAAACATGATCGGCGACCTGGAGGCCACCAAGGGCTGGGACTATGAACTGGGCCTGCGCAAGAGCGGCCAAAACCACGCCCTGCAAATCAACTTCTTCTATCAAGACCTGGACGACTACGTGAACATCTACCCGGTGTCCTATCCGCCCACCTACAACGTCGACAACGTCGGCCTGTGGGGCATGGAGCTGGCCGGCGTCTACACCTTCTGCCAATACCTGGAGGCCGAGGCCATCTACACCTGGATGGCCAACCAGACCAGCGGCGACCCGATCACCGAAAAGCTCTATGGCAAAAACGAGCTGTTCAACGCCCCGGACCACGTGCTCAACCTGACCCTGCGCAGCCGGCCGCTCAAGCCGCTGTTGCTGGAGTGGCAGTCACAGTTCGTCTCCAGCCGCTTTGCCGGCGGCGCGCCGGGCGTGCCGCCCCAGGTGGCCGCCACCACGCCCAAGTACGAGCCCATGTACGAGCTGGACCCCTATTGGCTGCACAACATCCGCGCCTCCTACACCGTGCGTTGCCAAAAAACCGACGTGACGTTCTCGGCGGCGGTGGAGAACATCTTCAACGAAGAATGCTATATCCGCCTGGATTACCCCCTGCCCGGCACGCTCTACTACGGCGGGGTGAGCCTGGCCTTCTGA
- a CDS encoding sensor histidine kinase has translation MTSLTPEMFDCPSPIGDPVHDRQTADNIRALMNRPLISLRLQIYLGFLAAFIMAAGVAASMVYNFHRMERSTRFLEIVSDYVMEVEQARRYEKNYLLYGRGLDEALEHIFTAEQILSRNAGELAAVMGGDWSQVMSPKLMSYQGLLEKLAALKNAPPAPEAELARHDLQKRMRAEGQGLVSDASALLGGERAALAEANRNARRVLFYALALLLLALVANAYLLGTRMLRAIKHLGEHAASIAMGDFRPITPTRFYRDEFTDLAVSINTMVEELQHREAVLIQSHKMRAVGTLTAGVAHELNNPLNNITITAHVLQEDYDSLDDAERREMIGDVVAEANRARKIISNLLDFARESSSRIEPLDLPSLLRETIYLASNQIKLSGIKIELQASDNLPRVHGDSQQLRQVFLNLILNAIDASAKGGKIQVMLAPADEPHYVAVKVIDFGAGIPEHILPSVFDPFFTTKARYKGTGLGLSVSQGIVAKHGGRIMVYSQPGKGATFTVILPVTTIPAQLDKPDAAGA, from the coding sequence ATGACCAGCCTGACGCCGGAAATGTTCGATTGCCCATCGCCCATCGGCGACCCGGTCCACGACCGCCAGACCGCCGACAACATCCGCGCCCTGATGAACCGGCCGCTGATCAGCCTGCGCCTACAGATCTACCTGGGCTTTTTGGCGGCCTTCATCATGGCCGCCGGCGTGGCCGCCAGCATGGTCTACAACTTCCACCGCATGGAGCGCTCCACGCGCTTTCTGGAGATCGTCAGCGATTACGTCATGGAGGTCGAACAGGCCCGGCGCTACGAAAAGAACTACCTGCTCTACGGCCGGGGCCTGGACGAGGCCCTGGAGCACATCTTCACCGCCGAACAGATCCTCAGCCGCAACGCCGGCGAGCTGGCCGCGGTGATGGGCGGCGACTGGAGCCAGGTCATGTCGCCCAAGCTCATGTCCTATCAGGGGCTGCTGGAAAAGCTGGCCGCCCTGAAAAACGCGCCGCCCGCCCCCGAAGCCGAACTGGCCCGGCACGATCTGCAAAAACGCATGCGCGCCGAGGGCCAGGGCCTGGTCTCCGACGCCTCGGCCCTGCTGGGCGGCGAACGGGCCGCCCTGGCCGAGGCCAACCGCAACGCGCGGCGCGTGCTGTTCTACGCCCTGGCCCTGCTGTTGTTGGCGCTGGTGGCCAACGCCTACCTGCTGGGCACGCGCATGCTGCGGGCCATCAAGCACCTGGGAGAGCACGCCGCCAGCATCGCCATGGGCGATTTCCGGCCGATCACCCCCACCAGGTTCTACCGCGACGAGTTCACCGACCTGGCCGTTTCGATCAACACCATGGTCGAGGAGCTGCAACACCGCGAGGCCGTGCTGATCCAGTCGCACAAGATGCGCGCCGTGGGCACCCTCACCGCCGGCGTGGCCCACGAACTGAACAACCCCCTCAACAACATCACCATCACCGCCCACGTCCTGCAGGAAGACTACGACTCGCTCGACGACGCCGAGCGCCGCGAGATGATCGGCGACGTGGTGGCCGAAGCCAACCGCGCCCGCAAGATCATCAGCAATCTGCTGGACTTCGCCCGCGAAAGCTCCAGCCGCATCGAGCCCTTGGATCTGCCCTCGCTCCTGCGCGAGACGATCTATCTGGCCTCCAACCAGATCAAACTCAGCGGCATCAAGATAGAACTCCAGGCCTCCGACAACCTGCCCCGCGTCCACGGCGACAGCCAGCAACTGCGTCAGGTCTTTTTGAACCTGATCTTGAACGCCATCGACGCCTCGGCCAAGGGCGGCAAGATCCAGGTCATGCTGGCCCCGGCCGACGAGCCCCACTACGTGGCGGTCAAGGTCATCGACTTCGGCGCGGGCATACCGGAGCACATCCTGCCCTCGGTCTTCGACCCCTTCTTCACCACCAAGGCCCGCTACAAAGGCACCGGCCTGGGCCTGAGCGTCTCGCAGGGCATCGTGGCCAAACACGGCGGGCGGATCATGGTCTACAGCCAGCCCGGCAAGGGCGCGACCTTCACGGTGATCCTGCCCGTGACCACCATCCCGGCCCAGCTCGACAAGCCAGACGCCGCCGGGGCCTGA
- a CDS encoding response regulator — protein sequence MSQLLEVLLLDDEPIVGRRLAPALAKIGCAVEVFEDPEKALARIAKKEFQVVVTDIRMDEIDGLQVLEFVHERWPNCKVIMITGYAMMSLAREAMDKGAFDFIAKPFKPDDLREVIAKAAQALGQPLSAPDAQTGQ from the coding sequence ATGAGCCAGTTGCTCGAAGTGTTGCTTTTGGACGACGAGCCCATCGTGGGCCGGCGGCTGGCCCCCGCCCTGGCCAAGATCGGCTGCGCGGTGGAGGTCTTCGAGGATCCGGAAAAGGCCCTGGCCCGCATCGCCAAAAAAGAATTCCAGGTCGTGGTCACCGACATCCGCATGGACGAGATCGACGGCCTGCAGGTGCTGGAGTTCGTCCACGAGCGCTGGCCCAACTGCAAGGTGATCATGATCACCGGCTACGCCATGATGTCGCTGGCCCGCGAGGCCATGGACAAGGGCGCCTTCGACTTCATCGCCAAGCCCTTCAAGCCCGACGACCTGCGCGAGGTCATCGCCAAGGCCGCCCAGGCCCTGGGCCAGCCCTTGAGCGCCCCCGACGCCCAAACCGGCCAATAG
- a CDS encoding cytidylate kinase-like family protein, which translates to MEMPIIAISSDSPQQETLAARGVADSLGYALVGREILGQIAAEHGVSEKDLLRALDEPPGFFAMRARQRQALLTHVRAACLERLSADNVVCVGLGAHAYLAGVSHALRVRLLAGPGDGQGQDKPDRRQQERRRRLSLEAFGLDDTDPDNYDMVLSLASLEPAQAVAIIAEAAGYPKFQAMTYSRKCLADKALAAKVRQRLLAKFPEAKVDVSDGGVVVRVAAIGRGQRKKQLAVRELASQAPGVNYVEVHVINDFFGSAAQSGR; encoded by the coding sequence ATGGAAATGCCCATAATCGCCATTTCTTCCGATTCGCCCCAACAGGAAACCCTGGCGGCCCGGGGCGTGGCCGACAGCTTGGGCTACGCCCTGGTGGGCCGCGAAATCCTGGGTCAGATCGCCGCCGAACACGGCGTCAGCGAAAAAGACCTGCTCCGGGCCCTGGACGAGCCGCCCGGCTTTTTCGCCATGCGCGCCCGGCAACGCCAGGCCTTGTTGACCCACGTCCGGGCGGCCTGCCTGGAGCGCCTGAGCGCCGACAACGTGGTCTGCGTGGGCCTGGGCGCCCACGCCTACCTGGCCGGGGTCAGCCACGCCCTGCGCGTGCGCCTGCTGGCCGGCCCCGGCGACGGCCAGGGCCAGGACAAACCCGACCGCCGCCAACAGGAGCGCCGCCGCCGCCTGTCGCTGGAGGCCTTCGGTCTGGACGACACCGACCCCGACAACTACGACATGGTCCTTTCCCTGGCCAGCCTGGAGCCGGCCCAGGCCGTGGCCATCATCGCCGAGGCCGCCGGCTACCCAAAGTTCCAGGCCATGACCTATTCGCGCAAGTGCCTGGCCGACAAGGCCCTGGCCGCCAAGGTGCGCCAACGGCTCTTGGCCAAGTTCCCCGAGGCCAAGGTCGACGTCTCCGACGGCGGGGTGGTGGTGCGCGTGGCGGCCATCGGCCGCGGCCAGCGCAAAAAGCAACTGGCCGTGCGCGAGCTGGCCAGTCAGGCCCCCGGGGTCAATTACGTGGAAGTCCATGTGATCAACGACTTTTTCGGCAGCGCCGCCCAGAGCGGTCGTTAG
- a CDS encoding cytidylate kinase-like family protein: MAIITISRGSYSMGRAVAEAVAQRLGYRLTSRDVLLEASDRFRIPEVKLVRAIHDAPSILERFTHGKQRYLAYIQSALTSQAKADNLVYHGLAGHLLLPGAPHVLRVRIIADMESRVAAEMARENLSAAEARALLQKDDAERRKWTQSLYGVDPWDAALYDLVLHIGRLSQETAADLIVQAAQAPEMQTTPQAQRVMDDLALACQIKAELVRDDVFDVAVASEFGNVVVYAAKGARLEDKLTAIAGRLAGINHIEARAGQAPPPEAV, translated from the coding sequence ATGGCCATCATCACCATATCCCGAGGCTCCTACAGCATGGGCCGCGCCGTGGCCGAAGCCGTGGCCCAGCGCCTGGGCTATCGGCTGACCAGCCGCGACGTGCTCCTGGAGGCCTCGGACCGCTTTCGCATACCCGAGGTCAAGCTGGTGCGGGCCATCCACGACGCGCCCTCGATCCTCGAGCGCTTCACCCACGGCAAGCAGCGCTATCTGGCCTATATCCAAAGCGCCCTGACCAGCCAGGCCAAGGCCGACAACCTGGTCTACCACGGCCTGGCCGGCCACCTGCTGCTGCCCGGCGCGCCCCACGTGCTGCGCGTGCGCATCATCGCCGACATGGAATCCCGCGTCGCCGCCGAGATGGCCCGCGAAAACCTGAGCGCCGCCGAGGCCCGCGCCCTGCTGCAAAAAGACGACGCCGAACGCCGCAAGTGGACCCAGAGCCTCTACGGCGTCGACCCCTGGGACGCGGCGCTCTACGACCTGGTGCTGCACATCGGCCGCCTGAGCCAGGAAACCGCCGCCGACCTGATCGTCCAGGCGGCCCAGGCCCCCGAGATGCAAACCACGCCCCAGGCCCAGCGCGTCATGGACGACCTGGCCCTGGCCTGCCAGATCAAGGCCGAACTGGTGCGCGACGACGTCTTTGACGTGGCCGTGGCCAGCGAGTTCGGCAACGTCGTCGTCTACGCCGCCAAGGGCGCGCGCCTGGAAGACAAGCTGACGGCCATCGCCGGGCGGCTGGCCGGGATCAATCACATCGAGGCGCGGGCGGGCCAGGCCCCCCCGCCGGAAGCGGTTTGA
- a CDS encoding SLC13 family permease: protein MPQLTPEMIMVMAMIAVAVFLFVVEWVRVDVVAIIMMVVLPLLGLVTPKEAFSGLSSNAVVSIIAVIIIGAGLDRTGVINRLVGPIVRLAGKSQSRIIIFISLTVAGISSFMQNIGAAALFLPAVQRISKNLKIPISKLLMPIGFSAILGGTITLVGSSPLILLNDLIVPFNLRPFGLFEVTPVGLALVASGIGCFVLFGRFILPGGKADDSADQAARPAAAQITDDLGGPWELITPDDFTHYREPVTVDGLRRRYLVNVVGLTEPPDFRVMNPAPDQQIRSRACLAVHGQERDVRRMAEEEGMTLRPELDVFKNALAEHASGVVEAVVAPRSALAGKTLNQLNLADRFRVTPLAVHRQGETYRAELGQIPLRVGDAILLQGSWKRLQTLHAEGGLLFTTPIDAEQLRPEKAIFAGLWLAVALVMILVFNIQLSVCLMTGALGMILTKVLTIDEAYASVDWRTVFLLAGLIPLGIATEKSGAAAWIAHAVLGAIGVVPPIVLLAVIGLLSTAFTLVISNVGATVLLVPLVVNMALAAGADPRMAAMVVGLATSNSFILPTHQVNALYMGPGRYRSVDFMKAGGLISVVFLAVMIAMLYLFF, encoded by the coding sequence ATGCCGCAACTGACGCCAGAAATGATTATGGTCATGGCGATGATCGCCGTGGCGGTGTTTTTGTTCGTGGTGGAGTGGGTGCGGGTGGACGTGGTGGCCATCATCATGATGGTCGTCCTGCCGCTGCTGGGCCTGGTCACGCCCAAGGAGGCCTTTTCGGGCCTGTCCAGCAACGCGGTGGTCTCGATCATCGCGGTGATCATCATCGGCGCGGGGCTCGACCGCACCGGCGTGATCAACCGCCTGGTGGGGCCCATCGTGCGCCTGGCCGGCAAGAGCCAGTCGCGCATCATCATCTTCATCTCGCTGACCGTGGCCGGCATCTCCAGCTTCATGCAGAACATCGGCGCGGCGGCCCTGTTCCTGCCGGCGGTGCAGCGCATCAGCAAAAACCTCAAGATTCCCATCAGCAAGCTACTCATGCCCATCGGCTTTTCGGCCATCCTGGGCGGCACGATCACCCTGGTCGGCTCCAGCCCGCTGATTTTGCTCAACGACTTGATCGTCCCCTTCAATCTGCGGCCCTTTGGCCTCTTCGAGGTCACGCCCGTGGGCCTGGCCCTGGTGGCCAGCGGCATCGGCTGTTTCGTGCTCTTTGGCCGCTTCATTCTGCCCGGCGGCAAGGCCGACGACAGCGCCGACCAGGCCGCGCGGCCGGCCGCCGCCCAGATCACCGACGACCTGGGCGGGCCCTGGGAGCTGATCACCCCCGATGATTTCACCCACTACCGCGAGCCGGTCACCGTCGACGGCCTGCGCCGGCGCTATCTGGTCAACGTGGTCGGCCTGACCGAGCCGCCCGACTTTCGCGTGATGAACCCCGCGCCCGACCAGCAGATCCGCTCGCGGGCCTGCCTGGCCGTGCACGGCCAGGAGCGCGACGTGCGGCGCATGGCCGAGGAAGAAGGCATGACCCTGCGGCCCGAGCTGGATGTGTTCAAAAACGCCTTGGCCGAACACGCCTCGGGCGTGGTCGAGGCCGTGGTGGCCCCGCGCTCGGCCCTGGCCGGCAAGACGCTCAACCAACTCAACCTGGCCGACCGCTTCCGCGTCACGCCCTTGGCCGTCCACCGCCAGGGCGAGACCTACCGCGCCGAGCTGGGCCAGATTCCCCTGCGCGTGGGCGACGCCATCTTGCTGCAAGGCTCGTGGAAGCGGTTGCAAACCCTGCACGCCGAGGGCGGCCTGCTGTTCACCACGCCCATCGACGCCGAGCAACTACGGCCCGAAAAGGCCATCTTCGCCGGGCTGTGGCTGGCGGTGGCCCTGGTGATGATCCTGGTGTTCAACATCCAGCTTTCGGTGTGCCTGATGACCGGGGCCCTGGGCATGATCCTCACCAAGGTTCTGACCATCGACGAGGCCTACGCCTCGGTGGACTGGCGCACGGTCTTTTTGCTGGCCGGCCTGATCCCCCTGGGCATCGCCACCGAAAAATCCGGCGCGGCGGCCTGGATCGCCCACGCCGTGCTGGGGGCCATCGGCGTGGTGCCGCCCATCGTGCTCTTGGCGGTGATCGGCCTGTTGTCGACGGCCTTCACCTTGGTCATCAGCAACGTCGGGGCCACGGTGCTGTTGGTGCCGTTGGTGGTCAACATGGCCCTGGCCGCCGGGGCCGATCCGCGCATGGCGGCCATGGTCGTGGGCCTGGCCACCAGCAACTCGTTCATTTTGCCCACCCACCAGGTCAACGCCCTCTACATGGGCCCGGGCCGCTATCGCAGCGTGGACTTCATGAAGGCCGGCGGGTTGATCAGCGTGGTCTTTTTGGCGGTCATGATCGCCATGCTCTACTTGTTCTTCTAA
- a CDS encoding universal stress protein has translation MPRAILVVMENEIVCAQALDFAAELAQRLAAEAKLLMVVEPPPAANRQPELERRAVQALDRLASRFVERGVAAEATLRLGQPRRELLRFLAQRPPFQALIWGSGHELAGGRHGHWLEKTAGLLECPLWTVASRDDGSEGRGS, from the coding sequence ATGCCCCGAGCAATCCTGGTGGTCATGGAAAACGAAATCGTCTGCGCCCAGGCGCTGGATTTCGCCGCCGAACTGGCCCAGCGCCTGGCGGCCGAGGCCAAGCTGCTGATGGTCGTCGAGCCGCCCCCGGCCGCGAACCGCCAACCGGAGCTGGAGCGCCGCGCCGTCCAGGCCCTGGACCGGCTGGCCAGCCGCTTCGTGGAGCGAGGCGTGGCCGCCGAGGCGACGCTACGCCTGGGCCAACCCAGGCGCGAGCTGCTGCGTTTCCTGGCCCAGCGCCCGCCGTTCCAGGCCCTGATCTGGGGCAGCGGCCACGAGCTGGCCGGCGGGCGGCACGGCCATTGGCTGGAAAAAACCGCCGGCCTGCTGGAATGCCCGCTGTGGACGGTGGCCAGCCGCGACGACGGCTCGGAAGGCCGCGGAAGCTGA
- a CDS encoding sigma-54-dependent transcriptional regulator — protein sequence MTAQITGHILLVDDEATALKALRRILEKQGHRVHTCQNPARALEALAELPIDVLVSDLKMPLMDGMELLDRAKGLAPQVEVIIVSGFASLDGAVEAAQKGACHFLAKPVTPQQMRDKVQEALGRKRLRDQALAREAAAGPAIVGQSPPMRRLAELIAQIAPTDCTVLIQGQSGTGKELAAKAIHAQSRRAKGPLVAVNCAAISPSLLESELFGHEKGAFTGAEQTKIGLLEAAHGGTIFFDEIGETPPAMQVKLLRALQERQFMRVGGRAPLSVDLRVLAATARDLALEARLGAFRQDLFYRLSVVELTMPPLAQRRSDIPLLAQHFLEEFGRRMEKSVDGFDPAALELLRAYAFPGNVRELRNIVERAMALCQGRLILPRDLPPDLAAVRLSSLQRQGGPVATLEEQERAHIEQALRQTGGMRAKAAALLGIDRVSLWRKMKKHGLA from the coding sequence ATGACCGCCCAGATCACCGGCCATATTTTGCTCGTCGACGACGAGGCCACCGCCCTCAAGGCCCTGCGCCGCATCCTGGAAAAGCAGGGCCACCGCGTCCACACCTGCCAAAACCCCGCCCGCGCCCTAGAGGCCCTGGCCGAGCTTCCCATCGACGTGCTGGTCAGCGACCTGAAGATGCCGCTCATGGACGGCATGGAGCTGCTGGACCGGGCCAAGGGCCTGGCCCCCCAGGTCGAGGTGATCATCGTCAGTGGTTTCGCCAGCCTGGACGGCGCGGTGGAGGCCGCCCAAAAGGGCGCTTGCCACTTTTTGGCCAAACCCGTCACGCCCCAGCAAATGCGCGACAAGGTGCAAGAGGCCCTGGGCCGCAAGCGCCTGCGCGACCAGGCCCTGGCCCGCGAAGCCGCCGCCGGCCCGGCCATCGTCGGCCAGAGCCCGCCCATGCGCCGCCTGGCCGAGCTGATCGCCCAGATCGCCCCCACCGACTGCACGGTGTTGATCCAGGGCCAATCGGGCACGGGCAAGGAACTGGCGGCCAAGGCCATCCACGCCCAGAGCCGCCGGGCCAAGGGGCCGTTGGTGGCGGTCAACTGCGCGGCCATCAGCCCCAGCTTGTTGGAAAGCGAGCTGTTCGGCCACGAAAAAGGCGCCTTCACCGGGGCCGAGCAAACCAAGATCGGCCTGCTGGAGGCCGCCCACGGCGGCACGATCTTTTTCGACGAGATCGGCGAGACGCCGCCGGCCATGCAGGTCAAGCTGCTGCGCGCCCTGCAGGAGCGCCAGTTCATGCGCGTGGGCGGCCGCGCGCCCTTGTCGGTCGACCTGCGGGTGCTGGCGGCCACGGCCCGCGACCTGGCCCTGGAGGCCCGCCTGGGCGCGTTTCGGCAAGATCTCTTTTATCGGCTGAGCGTCGTCGAGCTGACCATGCCGCCCCTGGCCCAACGCCGCTCGGACATCCCCCTGCTGGCCCAGCATTTTCTGGAAGAATTCGGCCGCCGCATGGAAAAATCCGTCGACGGCTTCGACCCGGCGGCCCTGGAGCTGTTGCGGGCCTACGCCTTCCCCGGCAACGTGCGCGAGCTGCGCAACATCGTCGAGCGGGCCATGGCCCTGTGCCAGGGCCGGCTGATCCTGCCCCGCGACCTGCCGCCCGATCTGGCCGCCGTGCGCCTGTCCAGCCTGCAACGCCAAGGCGGGCCGGTGGCCACCCTGGAGGAGCAAGAGCGCGCCCACATCGAACAGGCCCTGCGCCAGACCGGCGGCATGCGGGCCAAGGCCGCGGCCCTCTTGGGCATCGACCGGGTCAGCCTGTGGCGCAAGATGAAAAAGCACGGCCTGGCCTGA
- a CDS encoding DUF5320 domain-containing protein → MPGFDGTGPMGAGPLTGGGFGRCGGGAALGRPGRGRGYRCAGGRGGWGGGGGRGFYTAPAAQDEARALKARADFLRGDLDAIQRRLSELEPAE, encoded by the coding sequence ATGCCAGGATTCGATGGAACGGGACCGATGGGCGCTGGGCCGCTGACGGGTGGCGGTTTTGGCCGCTGCGGCGGCGGGGCGGCCTTGGGCCGGCCGGGTCGCGGCCGGGGCTATCGTTGCGCCGGCGGCCGGGGCGGCTGGGGCGGCGGTGGAGGCCGTGGCTTTTACACCGCGCCGGCCGCCCAGGACGAAGCACGGGCCTTGAAGGCCAGGGCCGATTTCTTGCGCGGCGACCTGGACGCCATCCAGCGCCGGCTGAGCGAGCTGGAGCCCGCCGAGTAG
- a CDS encoding DUF5320 domain-containing protein — protein MPYRDGTGPAGQGPTGKGFGPCGQNQTKDGQPGQIGGGQGRGQGRGQGQGRGRGGKSRRQGQGGAGQGR, from the coding sequence ATGCCTTACAGGGACGGAACCGGGCCCGCCGGACAGGGGCCCACGGGCAAGGGCTTTGGCCCTTGCGGACAAAACCAGACCAAGGACGGCCAGCCCGGCCAAATCGGCGGCGGCCAGGGTCGCGGTCAGGGTCGCGGGCAAGGACAAGGCCGGGGCCGGGGCGGCAAGTCGCGGCGGCAAGGCCAGGGCGGCGCGGGCCAGGGCCGTTAG